The DNA sequence TCGTCGCGCTCGTGGGTGGTGAGGGTCGGGGTGAAGCCGGAGATCGTCGTCGGACGGCAGTCGGCGATCGCCTCGCAGGTCGCGCGGACGGCGAGCCGGTCCGGCCGGGTGCCGAGCAGCAGCGGCTGCAGACCGGCCCGCAGCAGGGTCGGGTGGGTCGACAGCGACCGGCGCTCCGTCCACAGCGGACTGACGGTCACCTTGTCCTTGCCGGCCAGGAAGAGCTTCGCCGGCAGCCCGGTCATCCCCAGCGTCGCCGCCGCACCGAGGCCGCCACTCGCGGTCGCGACGAGGGCGACGCCGGGGACCCGGGAGGCGACGAGGTCGGGATGGCGCTGGGCCAGCGCCATCGCCGTCATCCCGCCCATCGAGTGCCCCGCGATGACCAGCGGGCCGCTCGGGGCGAGCCGGGTGATCACCTCGGCCATGTCGTCGGCGAGGACGTCGAGGGTCTTGAGCTCGTCGGGGGTGTCGTCCGAGCGGCCGTGCGCGCGGTGGTCGTAGCGGATCACCCGCGGGGCGGGGCCGGCACCGGGCGCGCCGACGGCGAGGGCGTCGGCGACCGGGGCCCAGCAGCGCTCGTCGAGCGTCCAGCCGTGGGCGAGCAGCACCGTGACCGGTGCCGACTCCGGACCCGAGACCCTGGCGAACAGGCCGGTCCCGTCGCGGGTGACGATCCGTGTGCTCATCGCGGGATGCCTCCTCAGATCAGGTGGGCGCGCTTCCACAGGGTCTCCGTCGGGCCGCCGACGATCCCCTGCTCGCGCAGGAACGGCACGAGCTTGCGCGAGGACCAGCGCAGCATCTCGCGGTGGTGCGGGTTGGCCAGCGCCGCCTTCCGCCCGACCGCCGGGGCGATCCCGACGCTGCGGTAGACCTCGGGATGGATGAGGTTGCGGGCCACGACGAACGCGATCCGCGCGGTGAGGTAGCGGGCCCAGACACGTTCCGCGCGATTGGTCCTCGGCATGATCCGCTGGAGCTCCTCCCGGGCGTAGCGGACGTGCCGGGCCTCCTCGGTCACGTGGATCTTGTTGATCATCCGGGACAGCGGCTGGACACGCTCGTCCCGCATCCCCTCGCGCTGGAGCTGGTCGAGGATCTCCTCGACGAACAGGGTGCCGGCGAACATCGCCGGGCCGGTGCCGATGGTCTTCATCAGCCGGCCCTGCTCGTGGGTGAGCCGGCGGGGGGCGTAGTCCGGCACGCCGTAGCGCTCGGTGGCCTTGGCGAACATCATCGAGTGCCGGCACTCGTCGGCGATCTCGACCAGCGCGTACTGGATGTGCGCGCGACGGGGGTCGCGATCGTAGGCGTAACGCAGCAGCATCTGCATGAGGATCATCTCGAACCACAGCCCGATCCGGGCGACGCTGCAGAACTCGTGCACCGACAGCGTGATCCGCTGCTCCTCGGTGAGGCCGTCCCACAGCGGCGTGCCGTAGAGCGACACGCGCTCGGGGACGATGCCGTACCTGCCCTCGACCAGCGGGGCGTCCCAGTCGATGTCGATCGAGGGGTCGTAAGAGGTCGTCACCGAGCTCTTCAGCAGCCGCCGAGCGGTGTCCTCGCGGTCCGCGAGGTGGGCCTTGCTGCCGGTCCGAGCGGGAGCGCTCATCGGTCGCGCCTTCCTGACGAGGGGCCTGCGGTGGCGGGTTCCACACCCGGAACCCTTGCTGTTACCGCCAGTAACAGTTACCACTGGTAACGTGCCCCAGGAGCCGAGGGATGTCAAGCCCGATGCGCGCAGCCGCCGACGGGAGGAACGGCGGACCGAGATGGTCACCGCCGCCGTCGACGCGATCCGCGAACACGGTGCCGGGGTCTCGGTCGCCCAGATCGCCGGCGCGGCCGGCATCACCAAGCCGGTGCTCTACCGGCACTTCGCCGACCGCGCCGACCTGCAGCGCGCCGTCAGCGAGCACGCCGCGGACATGCTGATGCAGCGGATCTACCCGGTGCTGGCGATCGACGCCGAGCCGATCGAGCACGTCGCCGCCGTCATCGACGCCTACCTCGGGATGATCGAGGAGGAGCCCCAGCTGTACCGGTTCGTCGTCGCGAACCCGGCCGAGCCGGTGCCGGGCGCCGAGATCGCGCAGGACGTGCGCGGCCAGATCGGCGCCCTGCTGACCACGCTGTTCGGGGAGCGGCTGCGCGCCCAGGGCCGCGACTCCGGCGGCGCCGAGGCGTGGGCGCACGGGATCATCGGGATGGTCCAGACCGCGGGCGAGTGGTGGCTGGAGCGCCGGACGATGAGCCGTGACGCGCTCACCAACTACCTGTCCGCGCTGATCTGGGGCGGGATCGCCAGCGTCGCCGGGCTCGACTCCCCCACCGCGACCGCCGACATCCTGCGACTGGTCCCCGAGCCACAGGTGCACGAGGGCTCGGTGCAGGACCGGTGAGCGCCGACCACGATCACGATCACGATCACGACGAGGGCTACCGCGGCCCCGCCACCCTGGTGCTGGGCGAGGAGACGGTCGAGGTCGAGGTGCTCCTCGACGCCCGGCACGAGCCCTTCGACGGCAGGCTGCACTGGGCGGGCCGGGTCGCCGCGCACCCCCGTCTCACCGCGCTGCTGGGCAGCCGCGGCGGCACCGCCGAGGTCCGGACGCCCGGGCACACGGCCGTCGGCACGCTGTCCGAGCCGGACGTGTGGGACCGGTTCCGGATCACCGGCACCGGCAGGCCGCCGTTCGCGCTGGACGGGCCGCCCCCGCCGGAGACCGACTGACCGGCACCCCTCCCCCGGACACGCGTCGGGCCCGGCCCCGCGGACGGGACCGGGCCCGGACGGCTCCGTGGCGCTCAGCCGCTGAGGCCGAACCCCACCCGGCGCTCCTCGGCCGGGCTGATCTCCACGTAGGAGATGCGCGCGACCGGCACGACGTAGCGACGGCCCTCGTCGTCGGTGAGGTCCAGCAGCCCGTCGTCGGACTTCATCGCCCCGCTCACGAGCTGGGCCACCTCGTCCGGCGTGCGGTCGCTGGACACCACGAGCTCCCGCGGAGTCTCCGCGATGCCGATCTTGACCTTCACCGGTGGTCCTCCCGATCCGTCACTTCCGACTCTTGCCGGCGCCAGGCTAGTCGAGATCGGCCCGGGCATCGCCGGCCGCGGCTCAGGACAGCCCGAGCCTGCCCATCCGGCGGCCGTGCGCGGTCTGCACCGTGCGGATGAGCCCGGCGACACCGCCCTTCTCCCCCGACCCCAGCACGATGAACTCGGCCAGCTCGTCGCGTTCGGCGACGACCCGCTGGGCGTGGGTGACCGCCTCGCCGAGCAGCCGCCGCCCCCAGAGCGCCAGCCGGTCGCGCTGGGCCGGGTTGACCGCGCAGGCGGCCTGCACCTCGCGCTCGGCGAAGGCGGAGTGCCCGGTGTCGGCGAGCACCCTCTGCACCAGGTCGCCGGTGCCGGGGTCCACCCAGCCCGCGACCTCACGGTAGAAGTCGGCGCCCAGCCCGTCGCCGAGGTAGGCCTTGACCAGCGACTCCAGCCAGCTGCGCGGGGCGGTCGAGGCGTGGTAGCTGTCGATCAGCGCGACGAACGGCGCCATCGCGTCCGCGACGGTGATCCCGCTGCGGCCCAGGTGGTCCTCGATCAGGCGGAAGTGGCCGATCTCGGCGGCCGCCATCATCGACAGCTGCGCGCGGCCGGCCAGCGTCGACGCGGCCCGGGCGTCCTCGGCGAGCCGGTCGAACGCCGACAGCTCGCCGTAGGCCAGCACGCCGAGCAGCTCCACGGTCGCGGCCGTCGGCGCGTCGCCTCCAGTGGTCATGGACGCCACCCTAACCGGGCCGTACCGGCCGGCCGGGCGGCCAGCGACGGCCGTCGCGACCACGGCGCGAGGCAACTCACCCCACCGGCGACGGCCGCGCCGTCGTGTTCGGGCGCCGTGGCGGGTACCATGCGGTCAGCGCGTCACCGGATTTCGGGCTCATGGGACTCCACGGGGACGCGCCCACCGCGCGGGGACCGGGTAACGGGACGAGCGGCCGACCCGGCCGAGCACGTCTCACCGGGACCCGCACCCGTACTGGTGCGCGCAGCGCCTCGGCTGCTCTCCCGCCCGGACCGTCCCGACGGCCCGGGGCCGGTCGACGAGCCACGCCACGGCTCCTGTGCGCGGAGAGAGGCGATCACACTGTCCCGAAGCGACAGCACCGACACCCCCGAGGCCGACCCGGGCTTCCTGCCCACCGGCATCACCCCCAGCGAGACCCCGCTCGGCGTGACCAACCCCGGCGGCGAGAAGCTCCCCCCGACCTTCGCCGAGCTCGGCGTCCGGCCCGAGATCGTCTCCGCGCTCGCGGAGAACGACATCGTACGCACGTTCGCGATCCAGGAGCTCACCCTCCCGCTGGCGCTCGCCGGCGAGGACGTCATCGGCCAGGCACGCACCGGCACCGGCAAGACGCTGGGCTTCGGCGTCCCGCTGCTGCAGCGGATCACCCCGCCCGGTGAGCGCCCCGCCGCCACCGCCGAGGGCGAGGCCGCCGACCGCACCAAGGACGTCCCGCAGGCGCTCGTCGTCGTCCCGACCCGCGAGCTGTGCGTGCAGGTCGCCCGGGACATCGCCGCCGCGGGCAAGAACCTGGGCGTGCGCGTCGTCGCCATCTACGGCGGCAGGGCCTACGAGCCGCAGCTGGAGGCCCTGCGCAAGGGCGTCGACGTCATCGTCGGCACCCCGGGCCGGCTGCTCGACCTCGCCGAGCAGCGCCACCTGGTCCTCGGCCGGGTCAAGGCACTCGTCCTGGACGAGGCCGACGAGATGCTGGACCTGGGCTTCCTGCCCGACGTCGAGCGGATCCTGCGCATGCTCCCCGAGGAGCGGCACACGATGCTGTTCTCGGCGACCATGCCGGGCCCGATCGTGCAGCTCTCGCGGGCGTTCCTGACCCGCCCGACGCACATCCGCGCGGAGGAGGCCGACCAGGGCTCCATCCACGAGCGGACCAAGCAGCTGGTCTACCGCGCGCACGCGATGGACAAGGTCGAGCTGGTCACCCGGGCCCTACAGGCCAAGGACCGCGGCCTGACCATGATCTTCACCCGGACCAAGCGGACCGCCCAGCGCGTCGCCGACGACCTCGCCGAGCGCGGCTTCGCCGCCGCGGCGGTGCACGGTGACCTCGGCCAGGGCGCTCGCGAGCAGGCACTGCGCGCGTTCCGCGCGGAGAAGGTCGACGTGCTGGTCGCGACCGACGTCGCGGCCCGCGGCATCGACGTCAGCGGCGTCACGCACGTCATCAACTACCAGTGCCCCGAGGACGCCAAGACCTACGTGCACCGGATCGGCCGCACCGGCCGCGCCGGACGCGAGGGCGTCGCGGTCACGCTGGTGGACTGGGACGAGACCCCGCGCTGGAAGATGATCTCCGACGACCTGTCGCTGGGCATCGACGAGCCGGTCGAGACCTACTCGACCTCGGACCACCTGTTCACCGACCTCGACATCCCGACGACGGCGTCCGGGCGGCTCCCGCTGTCGGCGCGCACCCGCGCCGGGCTCGACGCCGAGTACATCGACTCCGACGGCGACCACCAGGGCGCCCGCAAGCCGCGCGGCAGCCGTCGCGACGGTGGCGGTCGTGACGGTGGTGGCCGTGACGGTGGCAGCCGCGAGGCCGGCCGCAACGGCGACGGCGACGAGGGCGGTCGCCGCCCGCGGCGCAACCGCTCCCGTTCCCGGACCCGGGGCGGCGTCGCGGTCGAGGCGGGTGCCTCGGCCACCGCCGAGGGTGCCGCCGCCGCGGGCTCCACCGAGGGCGCCCCGCAGAACGGGCCGGACGCCGGCGCGTCGACCGAGGGCGGGGCGGCCACACCGCGCCGTCGCCGCCGCCGCGGCGGGTCGCGGCGCGGACCCGGTGGCGGCGAGTCCGCCGACGGGGCCGACGCGGCCGCCAGCTGACACCACGCGTGCTGCGCGGCCGCCCCCTGCGGGACCGGCTCCCGCTCCCGGGCATCCCCGCCGAACGACGACACCGCGGCGACCGACTGGTCGCCGCGGTGCTGGTGCTGCTGCTGGCCGGGGTCGCGGTGCTCTACGCGGTGCAGAGCCCGGCCGCGCACACCGAGTCGGTGACGGCCGCGACCGCACCCACCCCGCCACCACCGGTCGGCCCGGTCCCGGCCGGGTTCACCGAGCTGTGGCGGGCGGCCAGCCCGGACACCCCGGTGCCGCTGGCGGTCGGGGACGGCGTCGTCGTCGCCGAGGGATCGCGGGTCTCCGGACGCGACGCGCGCACCGGCGCCGAGCGCTGGAGCTACGAACGCGACCTCCCGCTGTGCACCACCGGGTTCGCCGACGGTCGCGTGCTCGCGCTCTACCGCAACGACGAGTACTGCTCGGAGCTCTCCACGGTCCAGCCCGACTCCGGCGCGCGGGGACCGGCCAGAACCCTCGACGCCCGGCCCGGCACCCGGTTGATCGGCCAGGACCCGGTGCTCGCGACCGGCCAGGACTACGTCGAGACCTTCCGCTCCGACCTGGTCCGCACCGCCGAGTACGGCACGGTGCGCGCGCTGGAGGAGCCCGGCTCGCAGCCGCGGTCGGGGTGCTCGTTCCGCTCCTTCGCCGCCGCCGAGGACCGCGCCGTGATCCTGGAGCGCTGTCCCGGTGAGCCCTCCGAGCGGTTGACGGTGCTGCGTCCCAGCCGCACCGAGGGCGACCGGCCCGCGTTCGACTCGTCGTCGGTCATCGGGACCGACGGCGCGCAGGTGATCGCCGCGTCGTCCGAGCGCGTCGCCGTCCTGCTGCCGGGCGTCCCCCGCCTGGCCCTCTACGACGGGGGCGGACGCGGCATCGGGGAGTTCCCGGTCGACGCGGGTGCGACGGTCGCCGCCCCCGCCGACGGCGTCGCCCGCACCACCGCCGACGACCGGAACCGCTACTGGTGGACCGGCGGGGCGACCGTCGCGCTGGACACCCGCAGCCTCCAGCCGCGCTGGAGCCTGCCCGGCACCCTCGGCCCCGGCACCCGCTACGGCGACCGGCTGCTCGTGCCCGTCCCCGGCGGGATCGCCGATGTCGACCCGGCCACCGGCGTCGTCGCCCGGACCCTGCCGGTGGACCGCGGCCCGGTGGCCGGACCGGTGCTGCTCGCCGCCCAGGGCGCGCTGCTGGTCGAGCTGCGCGGCAGCGAGCTCGTCGTGCTGGGGCCCGCCGGCTGAGTCTGGGCGACCGCGCTCCCCTACAGGAACCAGCCGAGCCCGAGCACCAGCGACGCCGTCACGATCACCCCGAGCGCGGCGAGCAGCCCGGTGCTATTGCGCCGCCGGTCCGCGACGACCTGGCCCACGACGGCGACGGCCGCCGCCCCCGCGTGCGCGACGATCGCGCCGGTCCCGGGGCCGGGTACCCCGCTGCTCCCGGCCGCCCACTCCACGACGACCAGCCCGACCGCGAGCACCACGAGCCCGCCGGCGAGCACCCCGGCCAGGCCGCGCAGCAGCCGGGCGCCTGCCCCGTCGACGTCGGGTCCGGGGGCACGGCGGCGTGCCCCACGTGCGTTCTCCTCGGCGCGGCGGCGGTCGGCCCGCCGGCCGGGCGGGCGGGCGGCGGGGCGCTCGTCGTCGCGGGGCGGCTCGGCCGCACCGGAGGGCAGACCGCGGCGCGGCACACGACGGGACGCGGGCAGGGCCCCGGTGGGGCGTGGACCGGCCGGGGATCCGACGTCACCGCGCCTGCGGGGCGGGCCGGACGGCGGGACCGGCGGGCGGGGGCCGTAGCCGTCGGGGCCGGGGTGCGGGCGCCCGTGCGACGGCCCGGCCCGGTACGGGGCGGGCGCGCCCGGCGGGCGTGGCGGGATCGGGGGTCGGCCGTGCCGCGGGGGGCCGGGGAACTGCGGGTCAGCGGTCACGGGGCGAGCAGGGCCCACGGTCGCGGCTCCGGCACGGCGGCGCGACCGGGGGCGCAGTGGCGACGGACCGCGCAGGTCCCGCAGTGCGCGCCGGTGCGGACCGGGAAGAGCGTGTCGGCGTCGCCGCCGTCGGCCAGCGCGGTCGTCGCCCCGGCGGTGGCGTCGGCGGATCCGGCGGCCGCGGCCACGTGCCGTTCGAGGGAGGCTTCGTCGTGGGTGTGTACGGCCACGGTTCCGGTCGGCACGTGGTGCAGCTCGACGGTGCGGCAGGGGCGGCGGAACACCGAGGCGGCGGCGACGGCGTAGAGCGCGAGCTGGCGGGACGCGGCGGCGTCGGCCGCGGTCGGCACCCGGCGCCCGGTCTTGAAGTCGACGACGACGGCCTCGCCGTCACGACCGTCGATCCGGTCGACCCGGCCCTCGACCAGCAGCGGCCCGGCGGGGGCCTGTACCCACCGTTCGACCGCGAGCGGCTCGTCCCTCCCGACCGGGCCGTCGACGACGGCGGCCAGCCAGTCCCGGGCACGCTCGCGGTACCGGGCGGCCTGGGCGTCGTCGGCGAACCCCTCACCGGTCCAGTGCCGGTCCACCAGTGCCGCGGCCTGCTCCGGGGTGCGCCGCTCGACGGGCAGGGCCGCCAGCGAGCGCAGCGCCAGGTGCACCACCGCACCGAGCGTGGTGTGGGCGAACCCGCCGCCCCGCGACGGGGCCGGGCGGTCGACGTGCAGCATCCGGTAGCGGCGCGGGCAGGCGTCCCAGGTGTCGAGCCGGGCCGGGGTGACCCGGTGCAGTGCGGTCGCACCGAAGCCGGGGTCGAGCAGGTCCAGACCGAGCTGACCGTCCGGGGCCCCGGTGGCGGGAGCGGTGGTCCGGGCCATGGGCGCCACGGTACTCCCGGACGGTCACCGACCGTCGCTCACTCCCGGCGCCCCACCGTCACGCGGTGGCGCCGGATCAGCCGTGCAGCACGGGGACGCCGGTGGCCCGTTCGGTCAGGGCCGCGTAGACCTCCGGGTCGGTCGTCTCCTGCGCGAGCGGGGTCGTCTTGTTGGTGCCGTGGTAGTCGCTGGAGCCGGTCGCGAGCAGGCCGTGCTCGGCGACGATCCCGCGCAGCAGCTCGCGGTCGACCGGGGCGTGGTTCGGGTGGTCGACCTCGATCCCGCCCAGCCCCCAGCCGATCAGGTCGACGAGCACCGACGGCTCCACGACCACACCACGCGTGCGGGCCAGCGCGTGCGCGAACACCGCGACCCCGCCGGCCGCGACGATCATCTCGACGGCCGTCTCGACCCGGGTGTCGGCACGCGGCACGTAGTAGGGGCCGTCGTTGTGCAGCAGCTCGGCGAAGGCCTCGTCGACCGACCCGACGACGCCGGCCGCGACGAGCGCGCGGGCCAGGTGCGGCCGGCCCGCGCTGCCACCCTCGGGCAGGTGCGCGAACACGGTGTCGACGTCGACCGGGTACCCGTCGGCGGCCATCCGCCCGATCATCGTCTCCAGGCGCTGCACGCGCTCGGCCCGCAGCCGCTCCTGCTCCGCGACGATCGCGGCGTGCTCGGGGTCGAACAGGTAGCCCAGCAGGTGCACCGAGCAGCGCGGCTCGCCCGTGCGGCCGGTCGGGCTCAGGCAGGAGAACTCCGCGCCGCGCACCAGCGCGAGCCCCGGTGTGAGCGCCGCTGCCGCGTCGGCCCACCCACCGGTGGTGTCGTGGTCGGTGATCGCGACGACGTCGAGCCCCGCGGCGCCGGCCGCCCGGACCAGCCCGGCCGGGGAGTCGGTGCCGTCGGACGCTGTGGAGTGGGCGTGCAGGTCGATGACGGACACGTGACCGACACTAGCGCCGCGCGGATCCCGCGACGGACACGCGGGTCAACGCCGCCAGCGTGGTTTGGCGAGCATGCCCGTCGCGCGGGTCTTGCCCTTCTCCCCGAAGACCAGCTCGGAGAGCGCCTCGTAGATCTCCTCGGGCCGCGGCATGTAGTCGATGCGGTTGAGCGCCTGGATCTGCCCCGCGGACTCGACGACCATCGTCCCGTAGCCGAGCATGCGCCCGGACAGCGAACGCTGGAACGTGAGGTCGGTGACCTTGCCCAGGGGCATCATGCCGACGTTGTGCACGATGATCCCCTGGGCGATCATCACCCGCTTGTCGGTGATCACGATCCGCTCGATCCACCAGAGGATCGACAGCGCCGTGTAGCGCAGGACCGCGACGACGACCAGGTAGAACGTCAGGTTGTCGACGACGACGTCCAGGACCGGGTCGGTCCCGGGGCGGTCGAGCAGCTGCTCGATCCCGACGACCACGATGATGAACAGCGCGGTCTGCCAGATGTGCTTGACCATCACCGCCCAGTGCTGGCGCACACGGATGACGCGCCGCTCCGTGGGGAGCAGGTACTCGTCGATCTCCCGGGGCGCGAGCACGGGCTCAGATCAGGTTGGTGACGAACACCGAGACGGACTGCGCGGCGTCGTAGAGGATGTTGCCGACGTTGGTGACCGAACCGGCTGCACCATTGGGATTGGTGATCACCAGGAAGATCCCCAGCGCCACCGCAACCAGGATCAGGATCTTCTTCACGTTCCCTGCCCACCCGTTTCTCGGTGTGTCGGACACACAGACATGTCATTGGTACCGGAGGGCCGGCTGGCCCCGGTACCGGCACCCGAGCAGCGTACCGTCGTTTCGGATGACCGACAGTAGCCGACACGTCGCCTGCGTGGGTGGAATCGTGTTCGACCCGGACGGACGATTGCTGCTCGTCCGCCGGGCCAACCAGCCTGGTCGGGGGCTGTGGTCGGTCCCCGGTGGGCGGGTCGAGGCCGGCGAGAGCGAGCACGACGCGGTGGTCCGCGAGCTCGCCGAGGAGACCGGTCTGACGGTGGTCCCCGGCCGGCTCGCCGGGGTGGTGTTCCGAGGCCCGTACCGGATCGCCGACTACGTCTGCGCCCTCGCGGCGGACGCGGGTGCGCCGCGGGCCGGCGACGACGCCACCGACGCCCGGTTCGTCGACCGGGCGGGCTACGCGGCGCTGGCCGTCGTCGAGGGCCTCACCGAGACCCTCGGCGGCTGGGACTGTCTGCCCCGGGCCTGACCACCACGGCGGGTGCCCGACCGCCCCAACGGTATGCGTGTGGGTGACACACGACGGCCCCCGCTCCGGTGGGAGTCGGGGGCCGGTCCGCCGAGGTGCGGCCGTCGGGTCAGACCTGCGGCGTGGGACGGCCGGGCTGCTCGCCGCCGCGGCTGTCGCCGTAGGACCGCTTCGGCACCATGACCTTGCGGCGGAAGGTGCAGACGACGGTGCCGTCCTGCTTGTAGCCGCGGGTCTCGACGTACACCACGCCGCGGTCGTCCTTGGACTTCGACGGGGTCTTGTCGAGGACCTCGGTCTCGCCGTAGATCGTGTCGCCGTGGAAGGTCGGCTTCGTGTGCTTGAGCGACTCGACCTCGAGGTTCGCGATCGCCTTGCCCGACACGTCCGGCACCGACATGCCCAGCAGCAGCGAGTAGATGTAGTTGCCGACCACGACGTTCTTGCCGAAGTCGGTCGTCTCCTCCGCGTAGTGCGCATCCATGTGCAGCGGGTGGTGGTTCATGGTGAGGAGGCAGAACAGGTGGTCGTCGTACTCGGTGACCGTCTTGCCGGGCCAGTGCTTGTAGACGGCACCGACCTCGAACTCCTCGTAGTAGCGCCCGAACTGCACCGTTCACGCTCCCATCACGCCGTCGATTCGTTGCGGGAGTAATCTATCCGGTGGCCCGCGCGAGGAAGGGCGGTCCGGCTCACACGTGCGCGGTCGGGGATGTCACATCACGGTGACGTCGGCCGGCGCACGGACGAGACACAGGACGGTCCGCCGA is a window from the Pseudonocardia sp. HH130629-09 genome containing:
- a CDS encoding AurF N-oxygenase family protein; this translates as MSAPARTGSKAHLADREDTARRLLKSSVTTSYDPSIDIDWDAPLVEGRYGIVPERVSLYGTPLWDGLTEEQRITLSVHEFCSVARIGLWFEMILMQMLLRYAYDRDPRRAHIQYALVEIADECRHSMMFAKATERYGVPDYAPRRLTHEQGRLMKTIGTGPAMFAGTLFVEEILDQLQREGMRDERVQPLSRMINKIHVTEEARHVRYAREELQRIMPRTNRAERVWARYLTARIAFVVARNLIHPEVYRSVGIAPAVGRKAALANPHHREMLRWSSRKLVPFLREQGIVGGPTETLWKRAHLI
- a CDS encoding DEAD/DEAH box helicase, with the protein product MVRAAPRLLSRPDRPDGPGPVDEPRHGSCARREAITLSRSDSTDTPEADPGFLPTGITPSETPLGVTNPGGEKLPPTFAELGVRPEIVSALAENDIVRTFAIQELTLPLALAGEDVIGQARTGTGKTLGFGVPLLQRITPPGERPAATAEGEAADRTKDVPQALVVVPTRELCVQVARDIAAAGKNLGVRVVAIYGGRAYEPQLEALRKGVDVIVGTPGRLLDLAEQRHLVLGRVKALVLDEADEMLDLGFLPDVERILRMLPEERHTMLFSATMPGPIVQLSRAFLTRPTHIRAEEADQGSIHERTKQLVYRAHAMDKVELVTRALQAKDRGLTMIFTRTKRTAQRVADDLAERGFAAAAVHGDLGQGAREQALRAFRAEKVDVLVATDVAARGIDVSGVTHVINYQCPEDAKTYVHRIGRTGRAGREGVAVTLVDWDETPRWKMISDDLSLGIDEPVETYSTSDHLFTDLDIPTTASGRLPLSARTRAGLDAEYIDSDGDHQGARKPRGSRRDGGGRDGGGRDGGSREAGRNGDGDEGGRRPRRNRSRSRTRGGVAVEAGASATAEGAAAAGSTEGAPQNGPDAGASTEGGAATPRRRRRRGGSRRGPGGGESADGADAAAS
- a CDS encoding NUDIX hydrolase, which encodes MTDSSRHVACVGGIVFDPDGRLLLVRRANQPGRGLWSVPGGRVEAGESEHDAVVRELAEETGLTVVPGRLAGVVFRGPYRIADYVCALAADAGAPRAGDDATDARFVDRAGYAALAVVEGLTETLGGWDCLPRA
- a CDS encoding ferritin-like fold-containing protein translates to MTTGGDAPTAATVELLGVLAYGELSAFDRLAEDARAASTLAGRAQLSMMAAAEIGHFRLIEDHLGRSGITVADAMAPFVALIDSYHASTAPRSWLESLVKAYLGDGLGADFYREVAGWVDPGTGDLVQRVLADTGHSAFAEREVQAACAVNPAQRDRLALWGRRLLGEAVTHAQRVVAERDELAEFIVLGSGEKGGVAGLIRTVQTAHGRRMGRLGLS
- a CDS encoding RecB family exonuclease; the protein is MARTTAPATGAPDGQLGLDLLDPGFGATALHRVTPARLDTWDACPRRYRMLHVDRPAPSRGGGFAHTTLGAVVHLALRSLAALPVERRTPEQAAALVDRHWTGEGFADDAQAARYRERARDWLAAVVDGPVGRDEPLAVERWVQAPAGPLLVEGRVDRIDGRDGEAVVVDFKTGRRVPTAADAAASRQLALYAVAAASVFRRPCRTVELHHVPTGTVAVHTHDEASLERHVAAAAGSADATAGATTALADGGDADTLFPVRTGAHCGTCAVRRHCAPGRAAVPEPRPWALLAP
- a CDS encoding DUF4873 domain-containing protein — translated: MSADHDHDHDHDEGYRGPATLVLGEETVEVEVLLDARHEPFDGRLHWAGRVAAHPRLTALLGSRGGTAEVRTPGHTAVGTLSEPDVWDRFRITGTGRPPFALDGPPPPETD
- a CDS encoding DUF3107 domain-containing protein, producing the protein MKVKIGIAETPRELVVSSDRTPDEVAQLVSGAMKSDDGLLDLTDDEGRRYVVPVARISYVEISPAEERRVGFGLSG
- a CDS encoding TetR family transcriptional regulator, coding for MVTAAVDAIREHGAGVSVAQIAGAAGITKPVLYRHFADRADLQRAVSEHAADMLMQRIYPVLAIDAEPIEHVAAVIDAYLGMIEEEPQLYRFVVANPAEPVPGAEIAQDVRGQIGALLTTLFGERLRAQGRDSGGAEAWAHGIIGMVQTAGEWWLERRTMSRDALTNYLSALIWGGIASVAGLDSPTATADILRLVPEPQVHEGSVQDR
- a CDS encoding alpha/beta fold hydrolase; translation: MSTRIVTRDGTGLFARVSGPESAPVTVLLAHGWTLDERCWAPVADALAVGAPGAGPAPRVIRYDHRAHGRSDDTPDELKTLDVLADDMAEVITRLAPSGPLVIAGHSMGGMTAMALAQRHPDLVASRVPGVALVATASGGLGAAATLGMTGLPAKLFLAGKDKVTVSPLWTERRSLSTHPTLLRAGLQPLLLGTRPDRLAVRATCEAIADCRPTTISGFTPTLTTHERDEALAAFSSLQVEILVGTRDRLTPPRFARRIHRSLPRAELTVFPGAGHMLPVERVGGVTGRIAALVRRAAAEQVA
- a CDS encoding PH domain-containing protein, translating into MLAPREIDEYLLPTERRVIRVRQHWAVMVKHIWQTALFIIVVVGIEQLLDRPGTDPVLDVVVDNLTFYLVVVAVLRYTALSILWWIERIVITDKRVMIAQGIIVHNVGMMPLGKVTDLTFQRSLSGRMLGYGTMVVESAGQIQALNRIDYMPRPEEIYEALSELVFGEKGKTRATGMLAKPRWRR
- a CDS encoding PHP domain-containing protein; this encodes MSVIDLHAHSTASDGTDSPAGLVRAAGAAGLDVVAITDHDTTGGWADAAAALTPGLALVRGAEFSCLSPTGRTGEPRCSVHLLGYLFDPEHAAIVAEQERLRAERVQRLETMIGRMAADGYPVDVDTVFAHLPEGGSAGRPHLARALVAAGVVGSVDEAFAELLHNDGPYYVPRADTRVETAVEMIVAAGGVAVFAHALARTRGVVVEPSVLVDLIGWGLGGIEVDHPNHAPVDRELLRGIVAEHGLLATGSSDYHGTNKTTPLAQETTDPEVYAALTERATGVPVLHG
- a CDS encoding PQQ-binding-like beta-propeller repeat protein encodes the protein MLRGRPLRDRLPLPGIPAERRHRGDRLVAAVLVLLLAGVAVLYAVQSPAAHTESVTAATAPTPPPPVGPVPAGFTELWRAASPDTPVPLAVGDGVVVAEGSRVSGRDARTGAERWSYERDLPLCTTGFADGRVLALYRNDEYCSELSTVQPDSGARGPARTLDARPGTRLIGQDPVLATGQDYVETFRSDLVRTAEYGTVRALEEPGSQPRSGCSFRSFAAAEDRAVILERCPGEPSERLTVLRPSRTEGDRPAFDSSSVIGTDGAQVIAASSERVAVLLPGVPRLALYDGGGRGIGEFPVDAGATVAAPADGVARTTADDRNRYWWTGGATVALDTRSLQPRWSLPGTLGPGTRYGDRLLVPVPGGIADVDPATGVVARTLPVDRGPVAGPVLLAAQGALLVELRGSELVVLGPAG
- a CDS encoding MaoC family dehydratase, coding for MQFGRYYEEFEVGAVYKHWPGKTVTEYDDHLFCLLTMNHHPLHMDAHYAEETTDFGKNVVVGNYIYSLLLGMSVPDVSGKAIANLEVESLKHTKPTFHGDTIYGETEVLDKTPSKSKDDRGVVYVETRGYKQDGTVVCTFRRKVMVPKRSYGDSRGGEQPGRPTPQV